In the Burkholderia cenocepacia genome, one interval contains:
- a CDS encoding glycosyltransferase family 4 protein, which yields MNRDLAEHAVLNLAAADAAVAHPGDAALHRAVPAERAGARQPARALRVAIVHDWLVTYAGAERVLEQIVACFPDADLFSLVDFLDDRAFVRGKPVTTSFIQKLPFARTKYRSYLPLMPLAIEQLDVSEYDLVISSSHAVAKGVLTGPDQVHISYVHSPIRYAWDLQHQYLEQSNLTHGPKSLLARMILHYIRNWDTRTANAVDGFVANSAFIARRIKKVYHRDAAVIFPPVDVDAFSLNAVKEDFYLTASRMVPYKKIDLIVEAFSRTPERKLVVIGDGPEMQKIRAKAGPNVEIMGYQPFAVLHDRMRRAKAFVFAAEEDFGISVVEAQACGTPVIAYGKGGALETVLDPQSNLNPTGLFFDEQTPHAIVAAVDDFERAPQRFTPDACRANAERFSADTFRRRFLDYVEQALPGSTAQRGTAAPLPAARGPATLVLDQSGVLGGAELSLLEIMKHMRANADVLLFADGPFRAALDEIGARVDVVEQGALAGVRKQGGVSFGAVKQLVRLVRDVARRARRAEVIYANTQRAMVVAALAGRLARKPVVWHLRDIVSTDHFGGKQLKAIKYCARLGVTRVIANSDASAQAFRALTGFTPQHVDVVFNGISAEPFDALEGVSQAALRARLGLPADAWLVGSFSRLARWKGQHVLLEAAARHPDMHVVLVGAPLFGEDDYAAQLHEYVAQHGMDERVHFLGFQRDVAACMTAVDVVAHTSITPEPFGRVIVEGMLARRPVVAARAGGVVEIIEDGDDGLLCEPGNAAALADALAALKRDRALRERLVASGRATAVRRFGTETYVERVEKILADTAKAAKAANAKK from the coding sequence ATGAATCGCGATCTGGCGGAACACGCCGTCCTGAATCTCGCCGCGGCCGATGCCGCCGTGGCCCACCCGGGCGACGCCGCGCTGCACCGCGCGGTGCCGGCCGAGCGCGCGGGCGCGCGGCAGCCGGCGCGTGCGCTGCGCGTGGCGATCGTCCACGACTGGCTCGTCACCTATGCGGGCGCCGAGCGCGTGCTCGAACAGATCGTCGCGTGCTTTCCCGACGCGGACCTGTTCAGCCTCGTCGATTTCCTCGACGACCGCGCATTCGTGCGCGGCAAGCCGGTGACGACGTCGTTCATCCAGAAGCTGCCGTTCGCCCGCACCAAGTACCGCAGCTACCTGCCGCTGATGCCGCTCGCGATCGAGCAGCTCGACGTATCCGAGTACGACCTCGTGATCTCGAGCAGCCACGCGGTCGCGAAGGGCGTGCTGACCGGGCCGGACCAGGTGCACATCAGCTATGTGCATTCGCCGATCCGCTATGCGTGGGACCTGCAGCACCAGTATCTGGAGCAGTCGAACCTCACGCACGGGCCGAAATCGCTGCTCGCGCGGATGATCCTGCACTACATCCGCAACTGGGACACGCGCACCGCGAACGCGGTGGACGGCTTCGTCGCGAATTCCGCGTTCATCGCACGGCGCATCAAGAAGGTCTATCACCGCGACGCGGCGGTGATCTTTCCGCCGGTCGACGTCGACGCGTTCTCGCTGAACGCGGTGAAAGAGGATTTCTACCTGACCGCGTCGCGGATGGTGCCGTACAAGAAGATCGACCTGATCGTCGAGGCGTTTTCGCGCACGCCCGAGCGCAAGCTCGTCGTGATCGGCGACGGCCCCGAGATGCAGAAGATTCGCGCGAAGGCCGGCCCGAACGTCGAGATCATGGGCTACCAGCCGTTCGCGGTGCTGCACGACCGGATGCGGCGCGCGAAGGCGTTCGTGTTCGCGGCCGAGGAGGATTTCGGGATCTCGGTCGTCGAGGCGCAGGCGTGCGGCACGCCGGTCATCGCGTACGGCAAGGGCGGTGCGCTCGAAACCGTGCTCGACCCGCAATCGAACCTGAACCCGACCGGTCTCTTCTTCGACGAGCAGACGCCGCACGCGATCGTCGCGGCCGTCGACGATTTCGAGCGTGCGCCGCAGCGCTTCACGCCGGACGCGTGCCGCGCGAACGCGGAGCGCTTTTCCGCCGACACGTTCCGGCGGCGCTTTCTCGACTACGTGGAGCAGGCGTTGCCCGGTTCGACCGCGCAGCGCGGCACGGCCGCCCCGTTGCCGGCCGCGCGCGGCCCGGCGACGCTCGTGCTCGACCAGAGCGGCGTGCTCGGCGGCGCCGAGCTGTCGCTGCTCGAGATCATGAAACACATGCGCGCGAACGCCGACGTGCTGCTGTTCGCCGATGGTCCGTTCCGCGCGGCGCTCGACGAGATCGGTGCGCGCGTCGACGTGGTCGAGCAGGGTGCGCTCGCGGGCGTGCGCAAGCAGGGCGGCGTGTCGTTCGGCGCGGTGAAGCAGCTCGTGCGGCTGGTGCGCGACGTCGCCCGGCGCGCGCGCCGCGCCGAGGTAATCTACGCGAACACCCAACGCGCGATGGTGGTCGCCGCGCTCGCCGGGCGGCTCGCGCGCAAGCCGGTGGTCTGGCACCTGCGCGACATCGTCAGCACCGATCATTTCGGCGGCAAGCAGTTGAAGGCGATCAAGTATTGCGCGCGGCTCGGCGTCACGCGCGTGATCGCGAACTCCGACGCTTCCGCGCAGGCGTTCCGCGCGCTGACGGGCTTCACGCCGCAGCACGTCGACGTCGTGTTCAACGGCATTTCGGCCGAACCGTTCGACGCGCTGGAAGGCGTGAGCCAGGCCGCGCTGCGCGCGCGCCTCGGGCTGCCCGCGGACGCATGGCTGGTCGGCTCGTTCAGCCGTCTCGCGCGCTGGAAGGGGCAGCACGTGCTGCTGGAGGCCGCCGCGCGGCACCCGGACATGCACGTGGTGCTGGTCGGCGCGCCGCTGTTCGGCGAGGACGACTATGCGGCGCAGCTGCACGAATACGTCGCGCAGCACGGGATGGACGAACGCGTGCATTTCCTCGGGTTCCAGCGCGACGTGGCCGCGTGCATGACGGCGGTCGACGTCGTCGCGCACACGTCGATCACGCCGGAGCCGTTCGGGCGCGTGATCGTCGAGGGGATGCTCGCGCGCCGGCCGGTCGTCGCGGCGCGGGCGGGCGGCGTCGTCGAGATCATCGAGGATGGCGACGACGGGCTGCTTTGCGAGCCGGGCAACGCGGCCGCGCTGGCCGATGCGCTGGCGGCGCTCAAGCGTGACCGCGCGCTGCGCGAGCGGCTCGTCGCGAGCGGGCGTGCGACCGCGGTGCGCCGGTTCGGGACCGAAACCTACGTGGAGCGGGTCGAGAAGATCCTCGCGGATACGGCGAAGGCCGCCAAGGCCGCGAACGCGAAGAAGTAG
- a CDS encoding HU family DNA-binding protein, whose product MATSAKKVAKKAAAPATKKVAAKKAAPAKKVVAKKAVAKAAPAAPTPLKDKFTKASLATHIAERAAVEVKAVKAVLVALENVVLGSVHKKGAGEFTLPGLLKITAQVVPAKKKRFGKDPFTGEERWFPAKPASVRVKARALKKLKDAAA is encoded by the coding sequence ATGGCGACTTCCGCAAAAAAGGTGGCCAAGAAGGCTGCCGCACCGGCGACCAAGAAAGTGGCTGCCAAAAAGGCTGCGCCCGCGAAGAAAGTAGTGGCCAAGAAGGCTGTCGCGAAGGCAGCACCGGCTGCTCCGACGCCGCTGAAGGACAAGTTCACGAAGGCATCGCTCGCAACGCACATCGCTGAGCGCGCAGCTGTCGAAGTGAAGGCGGTCAAGGCAGTGCTCGTCGCACTCGAGAACGTCGTGCTGGGCTCGGTCCACAAGAAGGGCGCAGGCGAGTTCACGCTGCCGGGTCTGCTGAAGATCACGGCACAAGTCGTGCCGGCGAAGAAGAAGCGCTTCGGCAAGGATCCGTTCACGGGCGAAGAGCGTTGGTTCCCGGCGAAGCCGGCCAGCGTGCGCGTGAAGGCACGTGCGCTGAAGAAGCTGAAGGACGCGGCGGCGTAA
- a CDS encoding acyltransferase family protein yields the protein MTALARPADLAPPHHGRIVQLDGLRAIAVGAVFLQHALKAPLWMGVDLFFVLSGLLITGILLDRKARGQSYFSHFYARRVRRILPPYVLLLVVSTLLFGASWLPHWPWFAFFSTNIGLSLGSIGHDSLNVLWSLAVEEQFYIFWPFVVLWCSERALLWIAAALVVAAPVLRAIATPWFDSFWPIYYLTPFRMDLLAAGALLAIVLRRDRRALEPFYPLAIVGALVSLAILGWLHLSFPRFRAANTPLSNAALYSISLLLCTSIVVIALRGRGLVQRVLTNPMLVYVGTVSYTVYLIHLSVLYALWPLHLNRFVTAVLALAITLAYATLSWYGFERRLTRGPARRAVPAAAGTTA from the coding sequence ATGACGGCCCTGGCGCGCCCCGCCGACCTCGCCCCGCCGCACCACGGCCGGATCGTGCAGCTCGACGGGCTGCGCGCGATCGCGGTGGGCGCCGTATTTCTGCAGCACGCGCTGAAGGCGCCGCTGTGGATGGGTGTCGACCTGTTCTTCGTGCTGAGCGGCCTGCTGATCACCGGCATCCTGCTCGATCGCAAGGCGCGCGGGCAGTCGTACTTCAGCCACTTCTATGCCCGCCGCGTGCGCCGCATCCTGCCGCCGTACGTGCTGCTGCTGGTGGTGTCGACGCTGCTGTTCGGCGCGAGCTGGCTGCCGCACTGGCCGTGGTTCGCGTTTTTCTCGACCAATATCGGGCTGTCGCTCGGCAGCATCGGCCATGACAGCCTGAACGTGCTGTGGTCGCTCGCGGTCGAGGAGCAGTTCTACATCTTCTGGCCGTTCGTCGTGCTGTGGTGCTCGGAGCGCGCGCTGCTGTGGATCGCGGCCGCGCTGGTCGTCGCGGCGCCGGTGCTGCGCGCGATCGCGACGCCGTGGTTCGATTCGTTCTGGCCGATCTACTACCTGACGCCGTTCCGGATGGACCTGCTCGCGGCCGGCGCGTTGCTGGCGATCGTGCTGCGTCGCGACCGGCGTGCGCTGGAGCCGTTCTATCCGCTCGCGATCGTCGGCGCGCTCGTGTCGCTCGCGATCCTCGGCTGGCTGCACCTGTCGTTCCCGCGCTTTCGCGCCGCGAACACGCCGCTCTCGAACGCGGCGCTCTACAGCATCTCGCTGCTGCTGTGCACGTCGATCGTCGTGATCGCGCTGCGCGGCCGCGGCCTCGTGCAGCGCGTGCTGACGAACCCGATGCTCGTCTACGTCGGCACCGTCAGCTACACCGTCTATCTGATCCACCTGAGCGTGCTGTACGCGCTGTGGCCGCTGCACCTGAACCGCTTCGTCACGGCCGTGCTCGCGCTGGCGATCACGCTCGCTTACGCGACCCTGAGCTGGTACGGCTTCGAACGGCGCCTGACACGCGGGCCGGCGCGCCGCGCGGTGCCGGCTGCCGCCGGCACGACCGCCTGA
- the galU gene encoding UTP--glucose-1-phosphate uridylyltransferase GalU, which translates to MLKVTKAVFPVAGLGTRFLPATKASPKEMLPVVDKPLIQYAVEEAINAGITEMIFVTGRSKRAIEDHFDKSYEIEAELEARGKEKLLELVRGIKPSHVNCFYVRQPEALGLGHAVLCAEKLVHGEPFAVILADDLLHGEQPVLKQLVDVFDHYHSSVIGVETIPREDSRSYGVVEGREWEEDIIKLSGIIEKPAPEDAPSNLGVVGRYVFMPTIFDHLRKLKPGAGGELQLTDAVQSLLANEQVLAYRYYGTRFDCGSKLGYLKATVELALQHPEVSREFEAYLRTCLPALAAVA; encoded by the coding sequence ATGTTGAAAGTCACCAAGGCCGTGTTCCCCGTTGCCGGTCTCGGCACGCGGTTCCTCCCGGCAACGAAGGCGAGCCCGAAGGAAATGTTGCCCGTCGTCGACAAGCCGCTGATCCAGTACGCGGTCGAGGAAGCGATCAACGCCGGTATCACCGAGATGATCTTCGTCACCGGGCGCAGCAAGCGCGCGATCGAGGATCATTTCGACAAGTCGTACGAGATCGAGGCCGAGCTCGAGGCGCGCGGCAAGGAAAAGCTGCTCGAGCTCGTGCGCGGCATCAAGCCGAGCCACGTCAACTGCTTCTACGTGCGCCAGCCGGAAGCGCTCGGCCTCGGCCACGCGGTGCTGTGCGCGGAGAAGCTCGTGCACGGCGAGCCGTTCGCGGTGATCCTCGCCGACGACCTGCTGCACGGCGAACAGCCGGTGCTCAAGCAGCTCGTCGACGTGTTCGACCACTATCACAGCTCGGTGATCGGGGTCGAGACGATCCCGCGCGAGGACAGCCGCTCGTACGGCGTCGTCGAAGGCCGGGAGTGGGAAGAGGACATCATCAAGCTGTCGGGCATCATCGAGAAGCCGGCGCCGGAGGATGCGCCGTCGAACCTCGGCGTGGTCGGCCGCTACGTATTCATGCCGACGATCTTCGATCACCTGCGCAAGCTCAAGCCGGGCGCGGGCGGCGAACTGCAGCTCACGGATGCCGTCCAGTCGCTGCTCGCGAACGAACAGGTGCTCGCGTATCGCTACTACGGCACGCGTTTCGACTGCGGCAGCAAGCTCGGCTATCTGAAGGCCACCGTCGAGCTCGCGCTCCAGCATCCGGAAGTGAGCCGCGAATTCGAGGCGTATCTGCGTACCTGCTTGCCCGCGCTGGCTGCCGTCGCTTAA
- a CDS encoding acyltransferase family protein has product MREVRYVKGLDGLRALAVILVFLSHKGHVLAVDVGKLGVWTFFLISGFLIVGELHRNRQAVERGTMTRRHALALFLAKRALRIFPVYYLLLAALAIAHALFYQRGVNLGLAWHAAFLSNYWIGVVKDGWPGSTSHFWSLAVEQQFYLIAPLALLTVPAARHVALGIAAVALCAIAHLALYLSDASPVLIYAFSPWNFALIALGGVGAMALADRGATAARRVPPGWLGAAGVVFFLVLPAFTALPDAVAGLADLGLSASLAALMLWIVSAPEHPVVALLDWAPLAYLGTISYGFYLFHNLIPARFGALPASFAHVPMPEMVRDTLPEMLQFALAVLLAHLSWRYLEKRLLDFKKPIAALLARHFATQPSASPR; this is encoded by the coding sequence ATGCGCGAAGTCAGATACGTCAAAGGACTCGACGGCCTGCGAGCCCTCGCCGTCATCCTCGTTTTCCTGTCCCACAAGGGCCATGTCCTTGCCGTCGACGTCGGCAAGCTCGGCGTGTGGACGTTTTTCCTCATCAGCGGATTCCTGATCGTCGGCGAGTTGCATCGCAACCGCCAGGCGGTCGAGCGCGGCACCATGACGCGCCGTCACGCACTCGCGCTGTTCCTCGCGAAGCGCGCGCTGCGGATCTTTCCCGTGTATTACCTGCTGCTCGCCGCGCTCGCGATCGCACACGCGCTGTTCTACCAGCGCGGCGTCAATCTCGGGCTCGCATGGCACGCGGCGTTCCTGTCGAATTACTGGATCGGCGTCGTCAAGGACGGCTGGCCCGGCTCCACGTCGCACTTCTGGAGCCTCGCCGTTGAACAGCAGTTCTATCTGATCGCACCGCTCGCGCTGCTCACGGTGCCCGCCGCGCGACACGTCGCGCTCGGCATCGCGGCCGTCGCGCTGTGCGCGATCGCGCATCTCGCGCTCTACCTGTCGGACGCGTCGCCGGTACTGATCTACGCGTTTTCCCCGTGGAATTTCGCGCTGATCGCGCTCGGCGGCGTCGGCGCGATGGCGCTCGCCGATCGCGGCGCGACGGCCGCGCGCCGCGTGCCGCCCGGCTGGCTCGGCGCGGCAGGCGTCGTGTTCTTCCTCGTGCTGCCGGCGTTCACGGCGCTGCCCGATGCGGTCGCGGGGCTCGCGGATCTCGGCCTGTCGGCGTCGCTCGCCGCGCTGATGCTGTGGATCGTCAGCGCGCCCGAGCATCCCGTCGTCGCGCTGCTCGACTGGGCGCCGCTCGCCTATCTCGGCACGATCAGCTACGGCTTCTACCTGTTCCACAACCTGATTCCGGCGCGCTTCGGCGCCCTGCCCGCATCCTTCGCGCACGTGCCGATGCCGGAGATGGTCCGCGACACGCTGCCGGAAATGCTGCAATTCGCGCTCGCCGTGCTGCTCGCGCACCTGTCCTGGCGTTATCTCGAAAAGCGGCTGCTCGACTTCAAGAAGCCGATCGCCGCGCTGCTGGCCCGGCACTTCGCCACGCAGCCGAGCGCGTCGCCGCGCTGA
- a CDS encoding NAD-dependent epimerase/dehydratase family protein: protein MTRSETGRPSRRAFVTGLTGFTGRYMAERLQAAGYDVWGTVAPGTPRPADPAFAHCTLLPADLLDAEAMRAAAADARPDAVVHLAARAHVAQDEPSQTYAVNIVGTRNLLAALAGLDRRPSAVLLASSANVYGNSTAGVLDETVAPAPANDYAVSKLAMEYAAKLWADRLPIVIARPFNYTGVGQSDAYLLPKLVAHYASNAPRISLGNLDVSRDFSDVRDVTAAYLKLIETAPAGETFNVCSERAYSLKEVLAMLSRIAGYVIDVTIDPRFVRHNEVKSLSGSRDKLRRAVGELPVTPLDETLRWMVDAMRAAPPGHAAG, encoded by the coding sequence ATGACACGTTCTGAAACCGGGCGTCCGTCGCGCCGTGCATTCGTCACGGGCCTGACGGGCTTCACCGGTCGCTACATGGCCGAACGCCTGCAGGCGGCCGGCTATGACGTCTGGGGCACGGTCGCGCCCGGCACGCCCCGCCCCGCCGATCCGGCGTTCGCACACTGCACGCTGCTGCCCGCCGACCTGCTCGACGCGGAGGCCATGCGCGCGGCCGCGGCCGATGCGCGCCCCGACGCGGTCGTGCATCTCGCCGCGCGTGCGCACGTCGCGCAGGACGAGCCGTCGCAGACCTACGCGGTCAACATCGTCGGCACGCGCAACCTGCTGGCGGCGCTCGCCGGCCTCGACCGCCGTCCGTCGGCGGTGTTGCTGGCCAGCAGTGCGAACGTCTACGGCAATTCGACGGCCGGCGTGCTCGACGAAACCGTCGCGCCTGCCCCGGCGAACGACTACGCGGTCAGCAAGCTCGCAATGGAATATGCGGCGAAGCTCTGGGCCGACCGGCTGCCGATCGTGATCGCGCGGCCGTTCAACTACACCGGTGTGGGCCAGAGCGACGCCTATTTGCTGCCGAAGCTCGTCGCGCACTATGCGAGCAACGCGCCGCGGATCTCGCTCGGCAACCTCGACGTGAGCCGCGATTTCTCCGACGTGCGCGACGTGACGGCCGCCTATCTGAAGCTCATCGAAACCGCGCCGGCCGGCGAGACGTTCAACGTCTGCTCGGAGCGCGCGTATTCGCTGAAGGAAGTGCTGGCAATGCTGTCGCGCATCGCCGGTTACGTGATCGACGTGACGATCGACCCGCGCTTCGTGCGGCACAACGAAGTGAAAAGCCTGAGCGGGTCGCGCGACAAGCTGCGGCGCGCGGTGGGCGAATTGCCGGTCACGCCGCTCGACGAAACGTTGCGTTGGATGGTGGACGCGATGCGTGCCGCACCGCCCGGGCACGCCGCTGGCTGA
- the gmd gene encoding GDP-mannose 4,6-dehydratase: MSQTRKKAIITGISGQDGAYLTKLLLDKGYEVTGTYRRTSSVNFWRIAELGVDTHPNLTLVEHDLTDAGSSLRLLERTQPDELYNLAAQSFVGVSFDQPATTAEVTGIGPLNLLEAIRVVSPKTRFYQASTSEMFGKVQAIPQTETTAFYPRSPYGVAKLYAHWMTVNYRESYGLFGSSGILFNHESPLRGREFVTRKITDTIAKIKLGKTTKLELGNLDAKRDWGFALEYVEGMWRMLQADEPDTYVLATNRTETVRDFVRMAFAAAGYQIEWTGKGEQERGLDAATGNVLVEVNPKFYRPAEVDLLIGCADKAKSKLGWAPKTTLEQLCQMMVEADLTRNQHHDTF; encoded by the coding sequence ATGAGCCAAACGCGTAAAAAGGCCATCATCACCGGAATTTCGGGGCAAGACGGTGCGTACCTGACCAAACTGCTGCTCGACAAAGGCTACGAAGTCACCGGCACCTACCGCCGCACCAGCTCGGTGAACTTCTGGCGTATCGCCGAGCTTGGCGTCGACACGCACCCGAACCTGACGCTCGTCGAACACGACCTGACCGACGCAGGCTCGAGCCTGCGCCTGCTCGAACGCACACAGCCGGACGAGCTCTACAACCTGGCCGCGCAAAGCTTCGTCGGCGTGTCGTTCGACCAGCCGGCGACGACCGCCGAAGTGACCGGCATCGGCCCGCTGAACCTGCTCGAGGCGATTCGCGTCGTGAGCCCGAAGACGCGCTTCTACCAGGCGTCGACGTCCGAGATGTTCGGCAAGGTACAGGCCATTCCGCAAACGGAAACCACCGCGTTCTATCCGCGCAGCCCGTACGGCGTCGCGAAGCTGTACGCGCACTGGATGACCGTGAACTATCGCGAATCGTATGGCCTGTTCGGCAGCAGCGGGATCCTGTTCAACCACGAATCGCCGCTGCGCGGCCGCGAATTCGTCACGCGCAAGATCACCGACACGATCGCGAAGATCAAGCTGGGCAAGACGACCAAGCTCGAGCTCGGCAATCTCGACGCGAAGCGCGACTGGGGCTTTGCGCTCGAATACGTCGAAGGCATGTGGCGCATGCTGCAGGCCGACGAACCCGACACCTACGTGCTGGCGACCAACCGCACCGAAACCGTGCGCGACTTCGTGCGGATGGCGTTCGCGGCGGCCGGCTACCAGATCGAATGGACCGGCAAGGGCGAGCAGGAGCGCGGCCTTGATGCGGCGACCGGCAACGTGCTCGTCGAAGTGAATCCGAAGTTCTACCGCCCGGCCGAAGTCGACCTGCTGATCGGCTGCGCGGACAAGGCGAAAAGCAAACTGGGCTGGGCACCGAAGACGACGCTCGAACAACTTTGCCAGATGATGGTCGAAGCGGATTTGACGCGGAACCAACACCATGACACGTTCTGA
- a CDS encoding acyltransferase family protein: MQAFSGSSLAAPPVADHKEHVIDAMRGFAALLVAYFHCRQVVWVGMQSFHHAYGHALSPGVIAGYLTFPFAWGSAGVPIFFVISGYCIHRNAALKLAANPAYRLDAPNFWVRRFARIYPVLLAALLFTLALDAVSLQIEPVSHKIRDVGLVAFLVNLFSLQGVAGYTYGSNGALWTLSLEVQFYAIYPLLFALRRRIGMPAVVAAVALVNVASAWLLERHDLQFFTSYWLSWTIGAWIADVRAQQSRDTAVVPSRAWYVVAAVLLAAGCGAFHVGQYGAFQLWSAGFACFLYRALARPPRPTPPLRVLSWFGDFSYSLYLVHLPLFVCLGSVLFHSELQLSIWPSFAFMAVAIPVAYLFYRMFERPAMMWSASFKPTRAARVVASTPEQAV; this comes from the coding sequence ATGCAAGCTTTCAGCGGATCGTCTCTGGCCGCGCCGCCCGTCGCCGATCACAAGGAACACGTGATCGACGCGATGCGCGGCTTCGCGGCGCTGCTCGTCGCCTATTTCCACTGCCGCCAGGTCGTCTGGGTCGGCATGCAGAGCTTCCATCATGCTTACGGTCATGCACTCAGCCCGGGCGTGATCGCCGGCTACCTGACCTTCCCGTTCGCGTGGGGCTCCGCCGGCGTCCCGATCTTCTTCGTGATCAGCGGCTACTGCATCCACCGCAACGCGGCGCTCAAGCTCGCGGCGAACCCCGCATACCGGCTCGACGCGCCGAACTTCTGGGTGCGCCGCTTCGCGCGCATCTACCCGGTGCTGCTGGCCGCGCTGCTGTTCACGCTCGCGCTCGACGCGGTCAGCCTGCAGATCGAGCCCGTCAGCCACAAGATTCGCGACGTCGGCCTAGTCGCGTTCCTCGTGAACCTGTTCTCGCTGCAGGGCGTCGCCGGCTACACGTACGGGTCGAACGGCGCGCTGTGGACGCTGTCGCTCGAAGTGCAGTTCTACGCGATCTATCCGCTGCTGTTCGCGCTGCGCCGGCGCATCGGCATGCCGGCCGTCGTGGCCGCGGTCGCGCTCGTCAACGTCGCGTCGGCATGGCTGCTCGAACGGCACGACCTGCAGTTCTTCACGTCGTACTGGCTGTCCTGGACGATCGGCGCATGGATCGCCGACGTGCGCGCGCAGCAGTCACGCGACACGGCCGTCGTGCCGTCGCGCGCGTGGTACGTTGTGGCCGCCGTGCTGCTGGCCGCCGGCTGCGGCGCGTTCCATGTCGGCCAGTACGGCGCATTCCAGCTGTGGTCGGCCGGCTTCGCGTGCTTCCTGTACCGCGCGCTCGCCCGCCCGCCGCGCCCGACGCCACCGCTGCGCGTGCTGAGCTGGTTCGGCGATTTCAGCTACTCGCTGTACCTGGTCCACCTGCCGCTGTTCGTCTGCCTCGGCTCGGTGCTGTTCCACTCCGAACTGCAACTGTCGATCTGGCCGTCGTTCGCGTTCATGGCCGTCGCGATTCCGGTCGCGTACCTGTTCTACCGGATGTTCGAACGACCGGCGATGATGTGGTCGGCCAGCTTCAAGCCGACCCGCGCCGCCCGCGTCGTCGCCTCGACGCCCGAACAGGCCGTCTGA
- a CDS encoding flippase has product MDKGILKNVSINFIGLILPTFVSLVTVPAYIHALGVERYGVVSLVWTLIGYFGILDLGMSMAAQNHISKALASGNADESARVFWSAFWLNLGTGIAGGLLIYFGAFVYTAYFTKVSAAMQHEVYLALPWLALAIPLANVSWVFAGAINGAERFGVFNTNQTIGTFLFQLLPLAAAWWIAPNLQTVLAAAVVARLIAAVMLGQASIKVLGIRRIDPPQWGTAKGLFNFGGWMLIASTTSMIADTLDRVMLGAGMGAKFVTYYTVPQNLVTRLNMLPNALVRTLFPRLSAVGRDHADTLARQSLEFLNGVFTPVGIVAIFALAPFLTLWVGADLAAHSAPVGRVLVISVWLVGQASVTRILIQSQVNPARAAFAGLVEMPFFVGGLWFGIHHFGLIGAAVVVAARALVDYGVLLYLSAIRMRAIVLDMLAHLAFLLASLFLAQAWSGLGESIGMCAVVLVLNVAWSLTMTPGLRALVRDLFVRLNARKTI; this is encoded by the coding sequence ATGGACAAAGGCATACTCAAGAACGTTTCGATCAACTTCATCGGGCTGATCCTGCCGACCTTCGTGTCGCTGGTGACCGTGCCCGCGTACATCCACGCGCTCGGCGTCGAACGCTACGGCGTCGTGAGCCTCGTGTGGACGCTGATCGGCTATTTCGGGATCCTCGATCTCGGGATGAGCATGGCCGCGCAGAACCACATCTCGAAGGCGCTCGCGAGCGGCAACGCCGACGAAAGCGCACGCGTGTTCTGGAGCGCGTTCTGGCTGAATCTCGGCACCGGCATCGCGGGCGGGCTGCTGATCTATTTCGGCGCGTTCGTCTACACCGCGTATTTCACGAAGGTATCGGCCGCGATGCAGCACGAGGTGTATCTCGCGCTGCCGTGGCTCGCGCTCGCGATTCCGCTCGCGAACGTGTCGTGGGTGTTCGCCGGCGCGATCAACGGCGCCGAACGGTTCGGCGTGTTCAACACGAACCAGACGATCGGCACGTTCCTGTTCCAGCTGCTGCCGCTCGCCGCCGCGTGGTGGATCGCGCCGAACCTGCAGACGGTGCTCGCCGCGGCCGTCGTCGCGCGGCTGATCGCGGCGGTGATGCTCGGGCAGGCCAGCATCAAGGTGCTCGGCATCCGCCGCATCGATCCGCCGCAGTGGGGCACCGCGAAAGGGCTGTTCAATTTCGGCGGCTGGATGCTGATCGCGAGCACGACCAGCATGATCGCCGACACGCTCGACCGCGTGATGCTCGGCGCCGGCATGGGCGCGAAGTTCGTCACCTACTACACGGTGCCGCAGAACCTCGTCACGCGCCTGAACATGCTGCCGAATGCGTTGGTGCGCACGCTGTTCCCGCGGCTGTCGGCGGTCGGCCGCGATCATGCGGATACCCTCGCGCGCCAGTCGCTCGAATTCCTGAACGGCGTATTCACGCCGGTCGGCATCGTCGCGATCTTCGCGCTCGCGCCGTTCCTCACGCTGTGGGTTGGCGCCGATCTCGCCGCGCATTCCGCGCCGGTCGGCCGCGTGCTGGTGATCAGCGTGTGGCTCGTCGGCCAGGCGAGCGTCACGCGCATCCTGATCCAGTCGCAGGTCAACCCGGCCCGCGCGGCATTCGCCGGGCTCGTCGAGATGCCGTTCTTCGTCGGCGGCCTGTGGTTCGGCATTCATCACTTCGGGCTGATCGGCGCGGCGGTGGTCGTCGCGGCGCGCGCGCTCGTCGACTACGGCGTGCTGCTGTACCTGTCGGCGATCCGGATGCGCGCGATCGTGCTCGACATGCTCGCCCATCTCGCCTTCCTGCTGGCGAGCCTGTTTCTGGCCCAAGCCTGGTCGGGGCTCGGCGAGTCGATCGGCATGTGCGCGGTCGTGCTGGTGCTGAACGTCGCGTGGTCGCTCACGATGACGCCGGGATTGCGCGCACTCGTGCGCGACCTGTTTGTCCGTCTCAATGCGAGGAAAACCATATGA